One genomic region from Salvia hispanica cultivar TCC Black 2014 chromosome 2, UniMelb_Shisp_WGS_1.0, whole genome shotgun sequence encodes:
- the LOC125203326 gene encoding deoxynucleoside triphosphate triphosphohydrolase SAMHD1 homolog isoform X2 — MPFTAPTILHYTHLTALFPTSPFPIFLQNSVETAQNPRRLLRARPCNASGTRRARMGAIYEDECSLSSNYSFACSQDLRFSKQVHDNVHGNIYLDQLCLKFADTEQFQRLRDLKQLGMAHMVYPGAVHSRFEHSLGVYWLAGEAVHKLKAQQGLELGIDRFDMQTVKLAGLLHDVGHGPFSHLFEHEFLPKVVAGSEWSHEHMSIEMVDHIVDEHHIDIDADTIKRVKEMILASSKYGIGKSTREKRFLYDIVANGRSGIDVDKFDYIVRDSRACGLGCNFQFERLMESMRVMGDDICYRAKEYLTVHKLFATRADLHRTVYTHAKVKALELMVVDAMVSANSYLQIASHIQDPSQYWKLDDTIIKTIETAPDQELKESRDLILRIRRRDLYQYCNEFAVPKEKLENFKNVTAQDIVCSQKSGGVSIREEDVAVTNVRIDLTRGKHNPLDSVKFFQDYESTEKFIISDDRISHLLPTSYQDMIVRVYSKKPELVGAISDAFENFQLKTYGVKKQVLATPEKKRQRLM; from the exons ATGCCTTTTACTGCACCCACAATTCTGCACTATACACATTTGACCGCACTATTTCCCACTTCCCCTTTCCCAATATTCCTGCAAAATTCTGTGGAAACAGCGCAAAATCCTCGACGCCTCCTCCGCGCTCGACCGTGCAACG CCTCCGGCACCAGGCGAGCGAGGATGGGAGCAATTTACGAAGACGAGTGCTCGTTGTCTTCGAATTACAGTTTCGCGTGCTCTCAGGATTTGAGATTCTCCAAGCAAGTTCATGACAATGTCCACGGAAACATTTATCTCGATCAG CTCTGTTTGAAATTTGCTGATACCGAACAGTTTCAGAG GCTGCGTGATCTTAAGCAACTGG GAATGGCACACATGGTTTACCCAGGAGCTGTCCATTCTAGATTTGAGCATTCTCTTGGAGTTTACTGGCTTGCTGGTGAAGCTGTTCACAAACTTAAGGCTCAACAG GGATTAGAGCTGGGTATCGATCGATTTGATATGCAGACTGTGAAACTTGCAG GGCTCTTGCATGACGTAGGTCATGGACCTTTTAGTCATTTGTTTGAACATGAGTTTCTTCCCAAGGTTGTTGCAGGATCAGAGTG GTCTCATGAGCATATGTCTATAGAGATGGTGGATCATATTGTTGATGAACATCACATTGACATAGATGCTGACACCATTAAAAGAGTCAAG GAAATGATACTCGcaagttcaaaatatggtaTAGGCAAA AGCACAAGGGAAAAGCGTTTTCTTTATGATATTGTGGCAAATGGTCGAAGTGGCATTGACGTTGACAA ATTTGATTACATTGTCCGTGACAGCCGAGCATGTGGTTTAGGATGCAACTTCCAGTTTGAGAg GCTAATGGAGAGTATGAGAGTTATGGGAGATGACATTTGCTACCGGGCAAAAGAAT ATCTTACTGTCCATAAGTTGTTTGCCACCCGAGCTGACCTGCACAGAACTGTTTATACTCATGCAAAAGTGAAG GCTTTAGAGCTGATGGTAGTAGATGCCATGGTGAGTGCAAATAGTTATCTACAAATAGCATCTCACATACAGGATCCTTCTCAGTATTGGAAG TTAGATGATACTATTATAAAGACAATTGAGACTGCTCCAGACCAAGAACTGAAGGAATCCAGGGATTTAATCCTTCGGATTCGCCGGAGGGACTTATATCAG TATTGTAATGAGTTCGCTGTTCCAAAGGAGAAATTGGAGAATTTCAAAAACGTCACTGCTCAAGATATAGTTTGTTCACAG AAAAGTGGCGGAGTGTCCATAAGAGAGGAGGATGTTGCTGTTACCAATGTCCGGATTGATTTGACTCGTGGGAAGCATAATCCTCTCGATAG CGTCAAGTTTTTCCAG GATTATGAAAGTACGGAGAAATTCATTATTTCTGATGATCGCATCAGCCACTTGCTGCCAACATCTTACCAAGACATGATTGTTCGAGTCTACTCCAAAAAGCCTGAACTG GTTGGAGCTATTTCCGATGCCTTTGAGAATTTTCAGTTAAAGACCTACGGAGTCAAAAAACAAGTGCTGGCAACACCGGAGAAGAAAAG
- the LOC125203326 gene encoding deoxynucleoside triphosphate triphosphohydrolase SAMHD1 homolog isoform X1 has translation MPFTAPTILHYTHLTALFPTSPFPIFLQNSVETAQNPRRLLRARPCNASGTRRARMGAIYEDECSLSSNYSFACSQDLRFSKQVHDNVHGNIYLDQLCLKFADTEQFQRLRDLKQLGMAHMVYPGAVHSRFEHSLGVYWLAGEAVHKLKAQQGLELGIDRFDMQTVKLAGLLHDVGHGPFSHLFEHEFLPKVVAGSEWSHEHMSIEMVDHIVDEHHIDIDADTIKRVKVKMLITWFNLSEEMILASSKYGIGKSTREKRFLYDIVANGRSGIDVDKFDYIVRDSRACGLGCNFQFERLMESMRVMGDDICYRAKEYLTVHKLFATRADLHRTVYTHAKVKALELMVVDAMVSANSYLQIASHIQDPSQYWKLDDTIIKTIETAPDQELKESRDLILRIRRRDLYQYCNEFAVPKEKLENFKNVTAQDIVCSQKSGGVSIREEDVAVTNVRIDLTRGKHNPLDSVKFFQDYESTEKFIISDDRISHLLPTSYQDMIVRVYSKKPELVGAISDAFENFQLKTYGVKKQVLATPEKKRQRLM, from the exons ATGCCTTTTACTGCACCCACAATTCTGCACTATACACATTTGACCGCACTATTTCCCACTTCCCCTTTCCCAATATTCCTGCAAAATTCTGTGGAAACAGCGCAAAATCCTCGACGCCTCCTCCGCGCTCGACCGTGCAACG CCTCCGGCACCAGGCGAGCGAGGATGGGAGCAATTTACGAAGACGAGTGCTCGTTGTCTTCGAATTACAGTTTCGCGTGCTCTCAGGATTTGAGATTCTCCAAGCAAGTTCATGACAATGTCCACGGAAACATTTATCTCGATCAG CTCTGTTTGAAATTTGCTGATACCGAACAGTTTCAGAG GCTGCGTGATCTTAAGCAACTGG GAATGGCACACATGGTTTACCCAGGAGCTGTCCATTCTAGATTTGAGCATTCTCTTGGAGTTTACTGGCTTGCTGGTGAAGCTGTTCACAAACTTAAGGCTCAACAG GGATTAGAGCTGGGTATCGATCGATTTGATATGCAGACTGTGAAACTTGCAG GGCTCTTGCATGACGTAGGTCATGGACCTTTTAGTCATTTGTTTGAACATGAGTTTCTTCCCAAGGTTGTTGCAGGATCAGAGTG GTCTCATGAGCATATGTCTATAGAGATGGTGGATCATATTGTTGATGAACATCACATTGACATAGATGCTGACACCATTAAAAGAGTCAAGGTGAAAATGCTCATCACTTGGTTTAATTTGTCAGAG GAAATGATACTCGcaagttcaaaatatggtaTAGGCAAA AGCACAAGGGAAAAGCGTTTTCTTTATGATATTGTGGCAAATGGTCGAAGTGGCATTGACGTTGACAA ATTTGATTACATTGTCCGTGACAGCCGAGCATGTGGTTTAGGATGCAACTTCCAGTTTGAGAg GCTAATGGAGAGTATGAGAGTTATGGGAGATGACATTTGCTACCGGGCAAAAGAAT ATCTTACTGTCCATAAGTTGTTTGCCACCCGAGCTGACCTGCACAGAACTGTTTATACTCATGCAAAAGTGAAG GCTTTAGAGCTGATGGTAGTAGATGCCATGGTGAGTGCAAATAGTTATCTACAAATAGCATCTCACATACAGGATCCTTCTCAGTATTGGAAG TTAGATGATACTATTATAAAGACAATTGAGACTGCTCCAGACCAAGAACTGAAGGAATCCAGGGATTTAATCCTTCGGATTCGCCGGAGGGACTTATATCAG TATTGTAATGAGTTCGCTGTTCCAAAGGAGAAATTGGAGAATTTCAAAAACGTCACTGCTCAAGATATAGTTTGTTCACAG AAAAGTGGCGGAGTGTCCATAAGAGAGGAGGATGTTGCTGTTACCAATGTCCGGATTGATTTGACTCGTGGGAAGCATAATCCTCTCGATAG CGTCAAGTTTTTCCAG GATTATGAAAGTACGGAGAAATTCATTATTTCTGATGATCGCATCAGCCACTTGCTGCCAACATCTTACCAAGACATGATTGTTCGAGTCTACTCCAAAAAGCCTGAACTG GTTGGAGCTATTTCCGATGCCTTTGAGAATTTTCAGTTAAAGACCTACGGAGTCAAAAAACAAGTGCTGGCAACACCGGAGAAGAAAAG